The window CGGTAAAGCTGCCAAGCCCGTCATAAGCGCGAATGCGCCGGTAATCGTCTTCGATAAATTTGAGGCAGACCTCCTGATAGGCATCTTCACGTCGGCCGGTACCGGTCTCACGCGGAAACCGGTGCGCGACCCGCCGACGAATATCCTCGCCGAAAAAACGCTCGAAGCGGGTCCAGCTCTTGCGCGGGGACTCCACAAAACCGCGCGCGAGCCGGTCAGCAAGAATGTCGCGCGCAACGATCGCCAAATAGGTGGACAGACGGCTGCGGCCATCGAACGCCCGGAGTCGGCTATAGCCGTCTGCCTTCAGGCCTTCTATCACGCCAAGGAATGCGGACTCGCCCTCGGCGCCATCACCTTCGAGCTTGACCACCACCGACCACAGGGTGGCGGACGCCATCTCCAAAAATCGTTGGGCGGCCGCGGCATCGCCGGAAACGACAGCTCTAACCAGCTCTAGTTCGGGCCGCGGATTTGCTTGCAGCATGGGTCAATCCACAGGGACCGCAGGGGTCCAACATTGATCTTGGAGCAATTAAAGTGCGCAAGGCTAACCTGATTACGAGGCTATCGGATTCTGCAAATTCATCTCCCTCCCCGGCCGCCAAGCAGATGTGCTCGTTTTCGGCCACAGGACGGGCAGCTTTCAAAATTTAGTACAGGACCGTCGGCCGACACAAAGAAAAAGCGAGGCATCTCCACCCTTGGAGAAAATAGGCCGGAATGGCCGGAAGCGGCATACGCCCGTGTCAGCGTCGCCGTTGCTCGCCCGAAGCTTCCTAGAACTTTCGCTGGCGAGCGGTATTGAGGTACGGATGCGCCCTTGCCCGAAATCCGCGCGTCCCATCGAACGTTCGCAGCGAAAAAAATCGTCGTCGGTCCGTCCATGGAATTACCGGGTGGATGGCCACCCCCAAAACCCCAGGAGATCGACGATGTTTACCTTCAAAAACCGAAAGTTCGCTCTCGCCATCAGCGTCACGGCGCTGCTCGCAGGCTCCTCGTTCGTTGCAACACCGGCATCCGCTCAGGAGATCTTTGTCCATGCGCAGGATCGGTATGTCGGCGGCGGAATGTGGGAGAGGGCCCACACTGATACGGCCTCCCATGAGCGCCAGGTTGGTGGCTGCGACCTCGAGTGCCGCGACCGCCACCGCTATGTCGGCGGCGGCATGTACGAGTGGGCTGGCACCGGCCATCCGACCCCTGACCGCCCGGTCGGCGGCGGCATGTATGAACGCGCCGGCACCGGCACCACGGCAAACGGCGACCGCCCGGTCGGCGGCGGAATGTACGAACGCGCCGGCACCGGCACCACGGCAAACGGCGACCGCCCGGTCGGCGGCGGAATGTACGAACGCGCCGGCACCGGCACCACGGCGAACGGCGACCGCCCGGTCGGCGGCGGCATGTATGAGCGCGCCGGCACCGGCACCACGGCGAACGGCGACCGCCCGGTCGGCGGTGGAATGTACGAACGCGCCGGCACCGGTACCACGGCGAACGGCGATCGCCCGGTGGGCGGCGGCATGTACGAGCGCGCCGGCACCGGCACCACTCCGAAACTCGACCGTCCAGTCGGCGGCGGCATGTACGAACGCGCCGGCACGGCCACTGCTGCGACGATCCGGATCGGGAGCACCGTTTACGAGCGACCCGCCATCCGCACCGTCAACCTGGTCGGATCTGCTGCCAAGAGCGCGGTGGTGGCTCCGACGGTCCGAATAGCGACTGTCGCTGCGCCTGTGATCCGCGCGCCGTCGGTCCCGACCCCGGCATTCCGTGCGCCGCCAGTTCCGGCCGTCCACATCGCTCTGCCGCGGAGGTGATCGGCAATAAAAGCCTTCATCAACAGGCACCGATCAAGAACAAGCACCGATCAAGCCGCCGGATTCAGGTCCGGCGGCTTTTTCGCGCCGGACATCGCTGGATTCCATTGGGGGGCCATCGCTTCGTTTACGAGCGCGATCGGTAAAGGAGGCGGGCACGCGGCTATCGTGCTGATCGCCCACGCCGCGCGCATCCGAACTTCTTCGTCCATCCAGAAGCGGCTTCTCAGACGCAGCCTCCGGACACCGATCAGACTTTGACGAGCCGCACGCGTGTGCCCCAGGGATCGACCGCTTCGAGGCCGTTTTCCACGGTGGCGAGTTGCGCTCCCGCCTTCCGCAAGCGCTCCTGTTGGGCTGCGAGCAAATCCTGCTTCTCGACTTCCAGCGAAAACCAGGCAAGGCCGGTGGCCCTCTCGTCGCGGCGGCCGGCGCCGGCGCTTTGCCAGACGTTCATGCCGAGATGATGGTGATAATGCCCGGAGGACAGGAACGAGGCACCGTTGCGGCGGCGCGTCGGATCGAGGCCGACGGTGCCGTGATAGAAATTTTCCGCCTGGGCGATATCGCCGACGCGCAAATGGACGTGTCCGATACGCAATCCGTCGGGCGCCGTGGCGAAGTCGCTGGCGCGTGTGTCGGTCAGCGTGAGCAGATCGTCGATGTTGAGTTGGTCGGTAGCCATGGTCACCGTTCCGGCGCTCCATTGCCACAGCGACGGGTCCCGATCGGCGTAGACCTCAATGCCATTGCCTTCGGGATCGTCGAGATAAACGGATTCGCTGACGCGATGATCGGCAAAACCCGAGAACGGAACGCGATTGATCGCCGCATGGACAAGCCAGCGCGCCAGATCCTTGCGCGTCGGCATCAGGAAAGCGGTGTGAAAAAGACCAGCCGCGCTGCGGGATTCGGTGGCGGCGTCCGGATGCGCCTCGAGCGCAAGCAGCTTCACGCCGCCCGAACCCAACAGCGCAGCCGTGCCGGAGCGCTCCATCACGGTGAGGCCAAGCACATCGCGATAGAAGTCGGCGATGGGGTCGAGCTGGCGCACCCGCATCGTCACCATTCCGACCCGCATCGGGGTGCGGCTGGCAAAGGTGGGCCCGCCGCCCGCAGCATTTCCTTCGGCGCGCGCTGCTGCCGCGGCAGCCGCCGCGAATGAGGAGACGCCGGCGAGACGTAGCAGGGTACGGCGGGTCAGATCGATGTTCATCGCCATTCTCGTGGCAGGGTTGGTGCGGGTTCTCAGCCGTCTATTGCGCTTTGGATTTTAGACCCTTTCTATCTCGCGACAGAGTTGGTCATCAACGACGAATTGCAGCTGGCGGATGGAAGACCTATGCTGGGTTTATAACCACGCAGCCGCCCATCGTACGGCGAGAGTCTGCAGGGAAGACCTCACGGTGGACGGTTTGCATATCGCGCCGGAGGTCACGTCATGTCCATTGCTCCCACACTCAAGAGATATCTGACCGCCGAAAACATCCAATACGAGGAGATCCCGCACGAACTTACCATGTCGTCCACTCGCACGGCTGAGGCATGCCACGTCTCGGGCGATCGTCTCGCCAAAGGCATCGTGTTGCGGCGCGATGGCGACTATATGCTGGTCGTCATGCCCGCATCGCACCACCTTCGCCTATCAGAACTGAGGACAAAACTCGGTGACAATGTCGACATGGCCAATGAAGCCGAGATCAATCGGTTGTTCCGCGACTGCGCGCACGGTGCAGTTCCGGCCGTTGGCAAATGCTATGGACTGGATCTCATCGTCGACGATAGCATCGAGGCGCAGCCGGAGATCTATATGGAAGCAGGCGATCACGAGACGCTGCTTCATCTGAGCCAGGCGCAGTTTGCGCGCCTGACGGCCAACGCACTGCATGGGCGTTTTAGCGCGCACGACTGAGGATAGGTCGGTCGCATCTGCGGCTGGGCATATTATTATTGGGGGACAATCCGCCCGCATCCCGCAGTTGGAGTGGTACGCGATACCGACGCATCCTTATGCCACGAGAGGTGGGGATTCTGCGCGGCAGGTCGAGATATAGCGCTGAGGCGCTGGTGCCGTCGCACCCGATCGGTTGTATAGTTGAGAAAACGGGGGGCCGTGCTGCATTGCATCAAGTGCACCTGAAACCCAGTAACGGAGGTTCGCCATGAAAGTCAAAGACGTGATGCACAAGGGTGTCGACTGGGTCAGCCCCAACACCCCTGTCACCGAACTTGCGAAATTAATGCGGGGACATGACATCGGCTGCATTCCGGTTGGGGAGGACGACCGACTGGTCGGGATGGTAACCGACCGCGACATCGTCTGCAAAGGGCTCGCGAGCAACAACTTCGATGCTGGCCTCGCGACGGCGCGCGATGTGATGACCGAAGGCATCCATTGTTGCCGGGAGGACGATGACCTCGCAAAGGCGGTGCATCACATGGAGAAGTTGCAGCTCCGCAGGCTGCCGGTGATCAACAAGAGCAAGCGGATGGTCGGCATCATCAGTCTGGGTGACGTCAGCCATTCTGCGTCCGGTGATTTGCTGTCCGAGTGCGTCAAGAGCGTTTCGGCCCATCATTGAAACACGGCCGGCGCTCCTCTCGCGATAGCCGCCAAGCCGCACGATCTTGGCGGCGATGAGTTTCCGTGCGCCGCCCGAAACCGACGGCCCCAGCGGGGCCCAGCCGCCGAGGTTATCTGGCGGGCGGAAACGGGCGGCTGATATCTAACCTGCCAAAAAATCTATCCACTGGAACTTTATAGGGCGCGGTGGGTTTTGGTATTCAGGCGCGGTCTGTTTTTCGAGGTTTCCGCACGCAGCCTGGCGCCACAAATATTCTGCAGAGAGCCGCGCGTCCGTCGAGGGAAGGAGCTTTCCCGTGATGGAGCACCCTACCAGGGTTGGTAATCGACTGTTAGCTGCATTGCCGCCAGCAGATTTTGGTTTGCTCGCTCCTCACCTCCGGAAAATATCGCTTGAACGCGACGCAGTGCTGGTGCGATCGGGAGATCCAATTGAACAGATCTACTTCCCCGAGAGCGGGACGATCGCGTTCATAATGGACATGCCGAACGGACAAACGGTTGCAACCGCGGTCATCGGGAATGAGGGAGCCGCGGGCATCCTGTCAGCGCTGGGACCCTCCCGCTCTCCAATGACGGCGGTCGTACGGGTGACCGGGACCGCATTGCAAATTTCTCCAGCGCGATTTCATGCGGCGTTCAGCCAAAGTCGCGCCATCCGACATGTGGTCCAGATCTACACCAGGGCGCTGCTGGCGCAATTCCAGCACGTGGCCGCCTGCAATGCGTTGCACTCGGCCGAGGCCCGCATGGCCCGGTGGTTGCTTCACATCCGCGACCGCATTGACGGAGACTTCCTGCCACTGACGCAAGAGGCGCTTTCGGAGTTGCTTGGCGTACGACGAACGACGGTGACGCATGTTGTGCGCAAGCTCCGGGCATCGCGGGCTATCCGATCCAATCGGCGGGGCTTGATCGAGATTGACAGACCGCGGCTCGAAGCAGCGGCGTGCGAGTGCTACGAGGCCATGCGCAGCAGAATCGATCGCATTGTTTCGCCGGAAGGAATGAAGCCTCGCATTCATGCCCCGCCGGTGCACAAAATTCCCCGCGCTCAAGATCCCCTTCTGGCCCAAGTGGATGAAGCGGAGCCGGACACGCGAACCCAGGGGGCGACTAGTGAGCGGTCAAGGGGCGATTGACGGAATTGACTAAGGGCCGACGCGTTTTCGTCATTTCTCAACGGCTCCGCGCGGATCGCAGGGCCCAAGTGTAGCCCCTCAGCACATCATCTCCGCTATCTAGCTCGACTCGTAAACCCAGGCTTCCTTGGCGAACCATTCGTGATTGGCTTGGCAGATTGAGCAGTAGGTGCGCGCGAAGAACACCGCACTGCATCGAAACCTCTCCCGATCCGCTTTGATGCCCGTCGGGATCTCGCGTCCCGTTTGAGGGCATTTGATCATAACGATGCCCATCTTGATCCCCCCTGTTTCGCTTTTGTGTCGCAGCAACGTGTCCGTTCGCCATCGGCTGGACTGCACCTCTTCTCGCGGGAGGCGCTTGTTCCAGCCGATCCCGGCGGCCTGCAAAACTTCGATTCAGGAGGCCTTCTGCAGGACTCTGGTGAAGCTCTTCTTGATCGGCTCGGCCGCCTCGGTCGCGACTTTCTGAGCGAGCTCCCAAAGTTCCCTGTTCTGCGCGGACGCGGCTTCGAAGCTCTGGCGGCTCTGCGTGGCTGACAGCTTTATGATTTCCGATAGCGACTTGGTATCCATGAGATTGGTGAGAAAATCGAAAGCGGAGTTGGTGTTGACGCCCGAGATCTCGATGACCTTGACCCCGTAGTCCGCGGCGCCCTTTGCGTTGGTCGAATAGGTTTCTCGGAGAATGTCGGCTATCTCCCCCGAGGCAGCCTTTATCTTCTCGCAGTTGTCCCTCGCCCGCACGACGCTCTGCTCGGCGATCCCACGGAACATCCCCGGCATCGCGAAAAGCGGCATGTCAAGGCCTTGCTTTTCGCCAGCATCGACCGTCGCATTCTGCGGATTGGCATTCGCTTCGACTTTCACATTGGCATCATTCACAGGTTTTCTTCCTTTCAAACGAAACTCAACAGCAAACCGATTTGCGTCCCGAACCTTCCGAGGCGCAGGCTGCATCGCAGAAATGGAGCCGAGAACCATTTCCCAACTTCCACCGTGGTCAGGTACGCCGCGAATAACCGCCTCGCACCCGCCTGACCAAGATATGGCTGACTAACGTCGGAGCTTCCGTTCGCTTTCTGACTCTCACATCGGATTTTTCGATAATCGGGATGTCTTGCGCGGCGAGGAGTTCGTTACAGCCGGCGCTTGTGCCGCTCGAAGCTCTTGCGGTTCTTGTGCTGATCGCCCGCCGAGACAGCTTCCTGACATCTTTATTGTCACGCAGTTCGTGGCGGCGCCGTCGAGCCTCGATAGCGTAGCTGTGGCTCGCGACTGGCCCGTGCTAGGCGTCGGCTGACGTCTGACCGCGCGGCCTGGACGACGCAGCTCACCGTCCAGTCCCGATAGAACTCCTGGTGCCGCCGGGAAGCGTTGTGACTTCGGCCGCAACGCAAGGCGCACCCGCGAAGCCGGACGCGAAACATCGCACAACGCAGTGACATCAAGAGATTACGATATCGGAATAAAATCCTATGGCGCGCCACTGTCGATGAAGATGGGCACTATTGTTTCGCCGTGGCGCTATGATCTGGGAGCCTGTATCGCTCCACCGTAGCCGAAACTGCGACGACCAGCGATTTCGTGCTACGCTTGAATGCCACCTGCATACTGCGGATGCATGGCGCGCAGACGGTGACCTCGTTCGTCAACCACCGGCTCGGCTCACTTGTGCGCAACGCGAGCGCTCCTGCTATCCAAATACTGCATCAATGTTAGAGGGACGCCCCTCCCGCGCCCCGGCCGTGCTATAGTGGATCGAGGAAACAGCATGCGCGGAGGGCCGTACGATGTTGGGTCCCGCCAAGTCGATCCTGGGCCGCCTGAGCCGGTTTCACACGCGCGACGCGGACGAGGCACGCGCGTTCCTGAGCACCAAAGACTACGAGCTGGATCTGTCGCGCAGCGATGCGCGGCAAATCGACCTGCGTATCAACGGCGTCTATTTGCCCGGCGCGTACGTCGGATACTATCAATACGGCGCGCCAATTGCGGCTCGAACCCATGCGGCTCGCCACGACTACTGGATCAATCTCCCGCTGGAGGAGGCGATCGAGGCGACCATCGGGGCGGAAACGCTGATATGTGGCCCCCAACAAGGGTTCGTGTCGTCACCGACGTTGCAATATGTGGTCCGCACGCAGGGCGTCGGGGCCCGCGTGCATGTGCAGATCACAGAAGAGCGTATGAATCGCCAACTGACCGCGCTCCTGGGAACGCCTCTCTCCGAGCCAGTCGTTTTCACGGCGTCGATCGATTTGACCAAAGGACATGGTCGCAGCTTGGGAAACTGCGTCGGTCTGGCTATCAGTGATCTCGAAGGCGGCGATGCGCTCGCGAACAACCCAATCGCGACAGGCCTGTTCGAGGAATGCATCACCACCAAGCTTCTCCTTGAGCATCCCAACAATTACTCCGATGCTCTGCATCGGATGCAAAAATCCATCGCCCCCGCGTCCGTTAAGCGTGCCGTCGAGTATATGAATGCTGAGCTGGGCTTGCCGCTCGGAATTGGCGAAATTGCAGCCGCCGCAGGAGTCGCAGGTCGAACTCTGTTCAAGCACTTCAAGGACGCCCATGGCGCTTCTCCCATGCAGTACCTGCGGAACGCCCGATTCGAAAAGGTTCACCAAGCACTGTTATGCGCCGAACACACCGATAACGTTTCGGTCATTGCGCTGCGCTGGGGCTTTAGCCACCTTGGACGTTTTGCCGTCGAGTATCGCCAACGTTACGGCGAGCCTCCCTCACAGACACTAACGAGAAGCCCGCTGCGAACGGCCAAATAAACCCTGGGAGCCTAGCTGGCACATTTCCGACGCGTGCGGAGTGTCAGAGATTCATGGAGGGAAACATGCGTGCATCAATGAGCCGTCCGATTCCGGCCGCCTTGATCGCGGCCTCGCTTGCAGTTGCCATCCAGGCGCCGGCTCGCGCCAACGTCATCACCGATTGGGACGAAAAGGCCGTCGCCGTCGCTACGCCAATTGGGACTTATCCGGCTCAGCGTGTGATGGCGATGGTTCACGTCGCGATGTTCGACGCGACAAATTCGATCGCGCGGCGCTACCGACCGTATCTGGTGCAGCTGCCCGCGGCGCCGACCACGTCGAAGGAAGCCGCTGCCGCGGCGGCTGCAGGTACGATTTTGGCGACTATCGATGCGAAGACAGCGGCTGAGATGAAAGTCGCCATCGCGACCTACCTTGCATCGATTCCCGACGGCGAAGCGAAATGGGATGGCATCAAGCTCGGCGAGGCCGTCGCGGCAAAAGTGTTGGAGGCCCGGGCTGATGACGGCTCCGATGCGCCCGATGACTATCGGCCGAGGACGACGCCTGGCGCCTACATCCCAACGCCGATCACGGCAGGTTCGACCTGGCCGGGCGTGAAGCCGTTTGCCATGACCAAAGCATCTCAATTCCGACCGCCGCCGCCGATCGCGCTGAGCAGCGAAACGTGGGCGAAAGATTTCAACGAGCTCTGTGACTATGGCGCCAAGACGAGTGCCAAGCGTTCGGCGCAGCAGACCGAGACCGCGCGGTTCTGGCTCATGGTCGGCCCACAAGCCTACCACCCCTTTGCGCGTCATCTTGCGACGGCACAGCAGATGAACGTCGAGGACAGCGCGCGGTTCATGGCGCTCGTGGCGGTTGGGCTCAACGATGCGCTGATCGCGCTGTTCGAGGCCAAGTATCATTACAACTTCTGGCGTCCGATCACCGCTATCCGCAACGGCGATATTGACGATAATCCGGCCACCGAGCGTCATGCGACTTGGCAGCCGATCGACAACACGCCGATGCATCCGGAATATCCGTGCGCGCATTGCGTCTCGAGCGGCAGCGTCGCCGGCGTCGTCACGACGGTGCTCGGAACCGAGGACATTCCCGAAGTCGCGGTGACCAGCCCGACCGCTCCCGGCGTGACCCACCGCTGGACCAACATGAAGGTCTTTGCCGAAGAGGTCGCGAATGCGCGCATCTGGGCCGGCTTCCATTACCGGTTCTCGACCGAGGTTGGGACGAAGATGGGCCGCGAGATCGGCGAATATGTCGTGAAGAATGTGATGCAACCAGTCGTGACGAGTTCACGGTGAACGGTTGGTCCGCAGGCGGATGTGGACCGAGTCGGGCGGCTACCGCCGCGACCACCCGCGCGTTAGCCCGGCGGGTCGAAGAGGACGCGAAAGAAGTTCGCATCATAGGATCGAAAAGCGTGCTTCTGCGTACGAAGTGGCGGCAATTTGGCGCTCCCTAGGGGAATCGAACCCCTGTTTCAGCCTTGAGAGGGCCGCGTCCTAACCGCTAGACGAAGGGAGCGTTGCGTTTCAGGGAATACCCGCGAAATCCGCCGGCTGCAAGGCCGGCTCAATCAAGACGGCTGAATCAGGGTTCACTGGCAAATTTCAGCCGCCCGGTGGCTTTCAGCGTATGCGCGTCAAAGGTGCGGATTTCTGTTGCGCCACCTATATCCAGCGTCACCACCAGGCGGTCGCCGGCGAGGCCGGTCGAAACGATGCGGGCGCCTTTCGGCAGGACCGAAATGGTGTCGGTCGCAACAGTGCTTCCCTCTGACCGCAAAAGGCGATAGCCGATGGCGATCAGGACGGCGGCAACCGCCAGCGCCGTGGTCAGGCCGGCAATCAGCATCATCCGCCGCACCCGCGCGAACAGAGCGGCCTGTTCCGGGGTCGGTTCGGGCACAACGGTTTCGGTCATAAGGCTCATCTTTGCAACAAGGCTCGTCTTCAATTAGCGGTCAAAGGATGGAGGTCACGGTCTCAGGCGACGAGGGATCGGTCCGGCTCGACCGCGTGCTCGCGCATCACCTTGCCGAGCTGTCGCGGTCGCGGCTGAAAGCGCTGATCCTTGCAGGTTCGGTCAGCATCGGACCCACCCCCATCCGCGACCCCGCTTATCATGTCGTCGCGGGCGATACGATCACAATCGACGTGCCGGAAGCGGCCCCTGCCGAGCCCGCAGGCGAAAATATCGCCCTCGATATCGTCCATGAGGATGACGACATCATCGTCATCGACAAGCCCAAGGGCCTCGTCGTCCATCCCGCCGCCGGCCACGAGACCGGCACCTTGGTGAACGCGCTGATCGCCCATTGCGGGGCGAGCCTTTCCGGGATCGGCGGCGTCCGGCGGCCGGGCATCGTGCATCGCCTCGACAAGGACACCACCGGGCTGATGGTGGTGGCCAAGAACGACCGCGCGCACCAGTCGCTGAGCGAGCAATTCGCCGACCACGGCCGTACCGGCGAGATGCGGCGCGGCTATATGGCCTTCGTCTGGGGCGTGCCGAACCGCCAGCGCGGCACTATCGAGGCGCCGATCGACCGTCATCCGCATGCCAGGGAGAAAATGGCGGTGCGCGAGGGCGGCCGCGAGGCGGTCACCCATTGGGAGGTTCAGGAGACTTTTGCCGGACGTGACGGCAAGCCGGTAGCGACGCTGCTCGCCTGCCAACTCGAGACCGGCCGTACCCACCAGATCCGGGTGCATCTCGCCCATATCGGCCACCCCCTGATGGGCGATGGCGTCTATGGCCCGCACTTCAACACCAAGGCCAGCCATCTCGGCCCTCGGGCCCAGGCGGCACTCGCGGCCCTCGGCCGTCAAGCGCTGCACGCATACCTCTTGACCCTGGAACACCCCAAAAACGGGGCGATTCTGGAGTGGATCTCGGATTTGCCCGACGACCTGATGCTACTAAGGAATTGCCTCAGAGCGGCGCTATGACGCAGGCCCTTTGGAAAAGCGTTGTTATGACAATAGGTTATACCAGCCACACGGTGACGTGACCCCCGCGATCCTTCCAAAAGCACCCCGGAATAGTGTATGTTGCACGTGCGTTGAATATCCAACGCGGAACATCGCAGAACGACTGGCTTTAACACAGCGGCCGTCTGCCGGGCCCGCCGCTATCGGGGGCCTGAACCACTGGAGGGCGCTAAATGGCCCGTACAGCTACACTGCCGGTACTCAATGGAGAATCCGGCCTTTCCCGATACCTCGCCGAGATCCGCAAGTTCCCGATGCTGGAACCCCAGCAGGAATACATGTTCGCCAAACGCTGGCGCGAGCATGACGATCGCGACGCGGCACATCACCTTGTCACCAGCCATCTTCGGCTCGTGGCCAAGATCGCCATGGGCTATCGCGGCTACGGATTGCCGATCTCCGAGGTCGTCTCGGAGGGCAATGTCGGCCTGATGCAGGCGGTGAAGCGATTCGAGCCCGACAAGGGCTTCCGTCTCGCCACCTACGCCATGTGGTGGATCAAGGCGTCAATACAAGAGTACATCCTGCGTTCCTGGTCGCTCGTGAAAATGGGCACCACCGCGAACCAGAAGAAGCTGTTCTTCAACCTGCGCAAGGCGAAGAGCAAGATCTCCGCGCTGGACGAGGGCGATCTGCGCCCCGACCAGGTGAAGCTGATTGCCAAGCGCCTCGGCGTGACGGATCAGGACGTGATCGACATGAACCGCCGGCTCGGCGGCGATGCCTCGCTCAACGCACCGATCCGCGACGACGGCGAGGCAGGCGAATGGCAGGACTGGCTGGTCGATACCTCGCCCAACCAGGAAGCCATCATGGCCGAGAGCGAGGAGTTCGATCATCGCCGCGAGGCGCTGACCGGAGCCATCAACGTGCTCAACCCCAGGGAACGCCGCATCTTCGAGGCACGGCGCCTGGCGGAAGAGCCGATGACGCTCGAAGACCTCGCCGCCGAGTTCGGCGTGTCGCGCGAGCGCGTGCGGCAGATCGAGGTTCGCGCTTTTGAGAAAGTGCAGTCGGCCGTCAAGGGCACGATCGCCAAGCAGGAAGCCGCCGCCCTGGAAGCCGCGCACTAACTGTTGTGGCGTAAGGCGATGCGTGAAAAAAGCCGGCGGCAACGCCGGCTTTTTTGTTGGGCGCAAAACGGACTGTCGTCCCCGCTATGAACCCTGCTCCACCAGCGGAAAAGAAACCGTCGCCCGCAGGCCGGATTTCGGCACGTTCTCGAGCGTCACGCTTCCATTGAGCCGCTCGACAATGCGCTTGACGATGGAGAGGCCAAGACCGGTGCCCTCCTCGGTCGGCCGGCTGCCGCGAACGAAGGGTTCGAACACCCGCTCCAGATCGCATGGCGGAATGCCCGGGCCGGTATCGTCGATTTGCAGGATGACTTTCGCGCCTTCGCGATAGACG is drawn from Bradyrhizobium lablabi and contains these coding sequences:
- the rpoH gene encoding RNA polymerase sigma factor RpoH — translated: MARTATLPVLNGESGLSRYLAEIRKFPMLEPQQEYMFAKRWREHDDRDAAHHLVTSHLRLVAKIAMGYRGYGLPISEVVSEGNVGLMQAVKRFEPDKGFRLATYAMWWIKASIQEYILRSWSLVKMGTTANQKKLFFNLRKAKSKISALDEGDLRPDQVKLIAKRLGVTDQDVIDMNRRLGGDASLNAPIRDDGEAGEWQDWLVDTSPNQEAIMAESEEFDHRREALTGAINVLNPRERRIFEARRLAEEPMTLEDLAAEFGVSRERVRQIEVRAFEKVQSAVKGTIAKQEAAALEAAH
- a CDS encoding CBS domain-containing protein; translation: MKVKDVMHKGVDWVSPNTPVTELAKLMRGHDIGCIPVGEDDRLVGMVTDRDIVCKGLASNNFDAGLATARDVMTEGIHCCREDDDLAKAVHHMEKLQLRRLPVINKSKRMVGIISLGDVSHSASGDLLSECVKSVSAHH
- a CDS encoding VOC family protein, giving the protein MNIDLTRRTLLRLAGVSSFAAAAAAAARAEGNAAGGGPTFASRTPMRVGMVTMRVRQLDPIADFYRDVLGLTVMERSGTAALLGSGGVKLLALEAHPDAATESRSAAGLFHTAFLMPTRKDLARWLVHAAINRVPFSGFADHRVSESVYLDDPEGNGIEVYADRDPSLWQWSAGTVTMATDQLNIDDLLTLTDTRASDFATAPDGLRIGHVHLRVGDIAQAENFYHGTVGLDPTRRRNGASFLSSGHYHHHLGMNVWQSAGAGRRDERATGLAWFSLEVEKQDLLAAQQERLRKAGAQLATVENGLEAVDPWGTRVRLVKV
- a CDS encoding AraC family transcriptional regulator; protein product: MLGPAKSILGRLSRFHTRDADEARAFLSTKDYELDLSRSDARQIDLRINGVYLPGAYVGYYQYGAPIAARTHAARHDYWINLPLEEAIEATIGAETLICGPQQGFVSSPTLQYVVRTQGVGARVHVQITEERMNRQLTALLGTPLSEPVVFTASIDLTKGHGRSLGNCVGLAISDLEGGDALANNPIATGLFEECITTKLLLEHPNNYSDALHRMQKSIAPASVKRAVEYMNAELGLPLGIGEIAAAAGVAGRTLFKHFKDAHGASPMQYLRNARFEKVHQALLCAEHTDNVSVIALRWGFSHLGRFAVEYRQRYGEPPSQTLTRSPLRTAK
- a CDS encoding phasin; the protein is MVLGSISAMQPAPRKVRDANRFAVEFRLKGRKPVNDANVKVEANANPQNATVDAGEKQGLDMPLFAMPGMFRGIAEQSVVRARDNCEKIKAASGEIADILRETYSTNAKGAADYGVKVIEISGVNTNSAFDFLTNLMDTKSLSEIIKLSATQSRQSFEAASAQNRELWELAQKVATEAAEPIKKSFTRVLQKAS
- a CDS encoding RluA family pseudouridine synthase — encoded protein: MEVTVSGDEGSVRLDRVLAHHLAELSRSRLKALILAGSVSIGPTPIRDPAYHVVAGDTITIDVPEAAPAEPAGENIALDIVHEDDDIIVIDKPKGLVVHPAAGHETGTLVNALIAHCGASLSGIGGVRRPGIVHRLDKDTTGLMVVAKNDRAHQSLSEQFADHGRTGEMRRGYMAFVWGVPNRQRGTIEAPIDRHPHAREKMAVREGGREAVTHWEVQETFAGRDGKPVATLLACQLETGRTHQIRVHLAHIGHPLMGDGVYGPHFNTKASHLGPRAQAALAALGRQALHAYLLTLEHPKNGAILEWISDLPDDLMLLRNCLRAAL
- a CDS encoding Crp/Fnr family transcriptional regulator, with translation MEHPTRVGNRLLAALPPADFGLLAPHLRKISLERDAVLVRSGDPIEQIYFPESGTIAFIMDMPNGQTVATAVIGNEGAAGILSALGPSRSPMTAVVRVTGTALQISPARFHAAFSQSRAIRHVVQIYTRALLAQFQHVAACNALHSAEARMARWLLHIRDRIDGDFLPLTQEALSELLGVRRTTVTHVVRKLRASRAIRSNRRGLIEIDRPRLEAAACECYEAMRSRIDRIVSPEGMKPRIHAPPVHKIPRAQDPLLAQVDEAEPDTRTQGATSERSRGD
- a CDS encoding vanadium-dependent haloperoxidase translates to MRASMSRPIPAALIAASLAVAIQAPARANVITDWDEKAVAVATPIGTYPAQRVMAMVHVAMFDATNSIARRYRPYLVQLPAAPTTSKEAAAAAAAGTILATIDAKTAAEMKVAIATYLASIPDGEAKWDGIKLGEAVAAKVLEARADDGSDAPDDYRPRTTPGAYIPTPITAGSTWPGVKPFAMTKASQFRPPPPIALSSETWAKDFNELCDYGAKTSAKRSAQQTETARFWLMVGPQAYHPFARHLATAQQMNVEDSARFMALVAVGLNDALIALFEAKYHYNFWRPITAIRNGDIDDNPATERHATWQPIDNTPMHPEYPCAHCVSSGSVAGVVTTVLGTEDIPEVAVTSPTAPGVTHRWTNMKVFAEEVANARIWAGFHYRFSTEVGTKMGREIGEYVVKNVMQPVVTSSR
- a CDS encoding aminoacyl-tRNA deacylase, yielding MSIAPTLKRYLTAENIQYEEIPHELTMSSTRTAEACHVSGDRLAKGIVLRRDGDYMLVVMPASHHLRLSELRTKLGDNVDMANEAEINRLFRDCAHGAVPAVGKCYGLDLIVDDSIEAQPEIYMEAGDHETLLHLSQAQFARLTANALHGRFSAHD